In Stigmatopora argus isolate UIUO_Sarg chromosome 10, RoL_Sarg_1.0, whole genome shotgun sequence, the following proteins share a genomic window:
- the LOC144083399 gene encoding peptidyl-prolyl cis-trans isomerase FKBP3-like — protein MEQCSAFVPQRAQTFGKHQECGQKGGACRHHNELFVSKRFKATDTVEEVKAVKIEEKTKKVQAEVVHEGPLKFTKSTLKKGDTVSC, from the exons ATGGaacaatgcagcgcattcg ttcctcaacgagcacagacttttgggaaacatcaagaatgtggccaaaaaggAGGGGCTTGTCGACAccataacgagctgtttgtcagcaaa aggtttaaagccacggacacAGTGGAAgaggtgaaagctgtcaaaatcgaAGAGAAGACCAAAAAAGTCCAGGCAGAAGTTGTGCATGAG GGTCCActcaagtttaccaaatcaacgctaaagaaaggtgacacGGTGAGCTGCTGA